Sequence from the Candidatus Deferrimicrobiaceae bacterium genome:
CAGGGCGACCGGCGTTCCGTTGACCGTGGCTGAAAAGGCGGGTTGCACATACTTCTCGACATAATAAGGGAGGTTCGAGACGAACGGCACGGACAGGTCGATCCGCCGGATGGCGTGCTTCGTCTTCTTCGGCCGGTCGTCGAAATCGACGGCGCCGTTCTCGATCCGGATGTTGTTGATCGAGAAGCGGAGCGGCTTGGACTCGGGCGGCGACGGCTTGCCGGTGAATTCGTCGACCAGGTCGGAGAAGTTGTAGCGGCCGTCGGGCTTGCGGACGATGGCGATCCGGGGACCGCGCAGCGTGACTTCCCGCAGGACGGGACCCCGGTGCCAGGCGGAAACCATCTGGGCGTCGACGAACAGTTCGTCGAATGCAAGAAACGGCCCGCCCGTCTCCCGGTCGGCGATCGCAAGCCCGCGCACCGTGACCGACAGCGTGAACGGGTTGATCCGAACCGAGGCGACCGTCGTCTTCCGGTGAAGCGCTTTCGTGGCCTGTTTCTCGATGACCGACCGGACGATCGGGGGCAGCACGAGGAAGCCGAGCAGCGCAATGAACGCGATCGCACCCGCCAGTCCGATCACGATTTTTCGGACGACCGGTTTCCTCGCCATCGTATTGATATCCATCGGTTTCTCCTTGAGATCGATCCGCTTGACCGATTTTAGCATCATCGGCGTTATCCTGAAGCGGGTTGCAGTCCCGCCGCGCACCCAAACCGGGAATCCTTGCGGCGCTCCCGGCATCCAACGCCTATGAAAGCCGCAGGATATACATTGATCATCATGTCGATCTGGCTTACGGCTTCGGCCGTATCGGCGGGAGATACGAAGATGTCTGTTGCAGGAACGAAGGCGGCGACGGCGACGTTCGCGGGGGGATGCTTCTGGTGCATGCAGCCGCCTTATGACACGCTGCCGGGCGTGATCCGGACGACCGTCGGCTATACCGGAGGGCACACGGTCAACCCGACGTACGACCAGGTTTCCGCCGGTGGCACGGGGCACGCCGAATCGGTCGAGATCGTCTTCGATCCGTCGAAATTATCCTACGGGAAGCTGCTCGACATCTTCTGGCACAACATCGACCCGCTGGTTGCGGACCGCCAGTTCTGCGACGTGGGCGCGCAATACCGCACGGCGATCTTTTTCCACGACGAGGCGCAGCGCAAGGCGGCCGAGGCGTCGAAGGCGGCGGTCGAGAAGTCGAAGGGGTGGAAGGTGGCGACGCAGGTCGTCGCGGCGGGGCCGTTCTACCCGGCCGAGGAATATCACCAGGAGTACCACACCAAGAATCCGATCCGGTACAAGTTCTACCGCTACAACTGCGGACGCGACCAGCGTCTCGACGAGCTCTGGGGAAAGAACCGGTGACCGCGCCGGAAATTCCCTGGAAGCCGACGAAGGCGCAGCTCGCGGAGGCCGCATCGACCGGGACCGTGGCCGACGTGATCAAGGACGGGCTCTCCGTCCTCTTCGTCGGGATCAATCCCGGCCTCTATTCCGGCGCGATCCACCACCACTTCGGCCGGCCCGGCAACCGCTTCTGGCCTGCGCTTTACGCTTCCGGCTTCACCCCGCAGGCCCTGTCGCCGTTCGAGGAGCGTGCGCTTCTTGGGTACGGCCTCGGCATCACCAACCTGGTCGGCCGCACGACGGCGACCGCGGCGGAGGTGACCACCGATGAGCTGGTCGAAGGCGCCGAGGCGCTCGCGGCCAAGGTGCGCCGGCATCGGCCCGGCTTCGTGGCTTTTCTCGGGCTCACCTCCTACCGCGCCGCGTTCCGGCGTCCGAAGGCGGTGCTGGGTCTGCTGCCCGACCCGTTCGCCGGCACGCGCGCCTGGTTGCTTCCCAACCCGAGCGGCCTCAACGCCCACCACCAGCCCGCCGACCTGGCAAGGATGTTCGGGGAATTGCGGGTAGCCGCGGGGGCGCCACCCGGGTGATTCGCCGGCGCCCGGATTCCCTCGGCTTCGTCAGAGGGGGGCCGTTCACTCCGTAGTCAGCCGCAACCCTCCTATCCACCGGCACTGCGTTCAGACCCCCCTTCCTTCCTCTCTGTCGGGAGCGGGGCGCCGGGCAGGCGTCTTCTTGTTGGAGCGGCCGCGTTTCCGGGAGCGACCGCGAATCGGTCGTCCGCGAGGCGTTCAAGGATCTCCTGAAAGTTCTGTCCCGCCGGCACGACCTCACCTTCGTCGCCGAATACGAGATCACGAAGCCCGCGAAGGAGCGCCGATACGTCGACGGCGCGCTGCTCCATTCCCTGCGTGTCCCGTTCGGCTACTGGGAAGCGAAGGACGAGAAGGACGACATCGACGCCGAGATCCTCCAGAAGCGGCGCCGCAACTACCCAACCGACAACATCGTCCTCGAGGACTCGGCCCGCGCCGTGTTGATCCAGAACGGCGAGGAGGTCATGCGGAGCGCCGTCGACGACATCGCCGGGCTGGCACGACTCCTCGATCTCTTCTTCGCCTACCAGCCGGGAGAGGTCACCGAGTTCCGCCGGGCCGTCGTGCAATTCGGGTTCGACATCCCGTCGGTCTTGTCCGCGCACCGGGAAATGATCGAGTCGGCGCACGCCGCGAATCCCGCCTTCCGAGAGGCCTCCGTAAAATTCCTGGACCATGCGCGGGAGGCGATCAACCCGTCGCTCTCGGCCGCCGATGTCCGGGAGATGCTGATCCAGCACGTCCTGACCGAGGAGATCTTTTCGAAAGTCTTTGGCGAGGACGACTTCCACCGGAACAACAACGTCGCGAAGGCGCTGTACGCGCTCGAGGGCACCTTCTTCACGGGAGACCTGAAGAAACGGACGCTCAAGGCGCTCGACCCCTACTACGCCGCGATCACCGGGGAATACGAGGAATTCCCGAACCTGTGCTTCGTCGACACGCTCGACAACGTCCACGGCCTCCGCAAGCACGAAGGGCACATGGACGACCTGTTCGGCTCCGTGAGCGAGGAGAACGTCGGCCGCATCCGCCGCCAGAACGCCCGGAAGATCAGCGTCGTCATCGGCAACCCGCCGTACAACGCGAACCAGCAAAATGAGAACGAGAACAACAGGAACCGTGATTATCCCGAGATCGACAAGCGGATCAAGGAAACGTACATCAAGGCGAGCACCGCGCAGAAGACGAAGCTCTACGACATGTACGCCCGCTTCTTCCGCTGGGCCTCCGACCGCGTCGACGAGAACGGGATCGTGGCGTTTGTGAACAACAACTCCTTCGTAGACGGGCGCACCTTCGACGGCTTCAGGAAGGAAGTGGCGAAGGAGTTCAATGAAATCCGGGTCGTCGACCTCAAGGGGAACGCCCGCACCAGCGGGGAGCGGCGCCGGCAGGAAGGCGGGAACGTTTTCTTGGATACGATTCGGGTAGGCGTGGCGATCTGGTTCTGTGTCAAGAAGAAGGGTCAGAAGGGATGCCGCATCTTCTACGAATCGGTCCGCGATTACGCCCCGGCCGAGGAGAAGGTGGAGTTCCTCGCCCGAAATCCGCTGCTGGAACGCAAGGCCGAGGAGATCGTCCCCGACGTCCGCGGGAACTGGATCCATCAGTCGGCAAGCGACTTCGACACGCTCGTACCCGTGGCTTCGAAAAGGGCCAAGCTGGCGAAGCGGCTCGCCGACGAGAAGGCGATCTTTAAGCTGTTCTCCTTGGGCGTGGTGACGGCGCGGGACGAGTGGGTCTACGGCATCAAGCGCGCCGAGGTGGAACGGAAGGTCCGCTTCCTGGTCGACGCCTACAACGGCGAGGTGGCGCGCCTGAAGGACCATCTGGCCGACGACGACCTCGCGAGCAGGCTCGACACGACGATCAAATGGACGCGGGCGGTGAAGAACGATCTGCGCAAAGGAACCAAATACCGGTTCGACGAATCGTCCCTCACCCGGGGGGTCTATCGTCCTTTCGTCTCGCGCGACCTGTATTTCAATCCGAAGCTGAACGAGATGCAGTACCAATTCAAGAGAATTTTCCCACTCCTTCCCCCCGAGGACGGCGGTCCGGGTTCGTTGGCGATATTGCTGAGCGGGCATCCCGAATCTAAGCCGTTTTCCGTGCTGGCGATCCGGGACATTCCTTCATACGACACGCTCGAAAAGACATTGGTGCTCACTGCTTCAAAGTTGGAATCCGACGGTTCCCGCACCGACAACATCACCGACTGGGCGCTCGCGCGCTTCAGGAAAACGTATCCGGCGGGGAAGGAGAAGGGCGCGAAGGCCGTGACGAAGGAAGCGATCTTTTTCTACGTCTACGCTGTCCTCCACGATCCCGCCTATCGCGAGAAGTACGCGCTCGACCTGCGGCGCGACTTCCCGCGCGTGCCGCTCCACGACGACTTCTGGCGTTGGGTCGAGCGGGGGAAGGCGCTTGCCGACCTGCACGTGGGCTACGAGGCGGCTGAGCCGTTCCCGCTGGTGCGCACCGATGTTACCGACGCACGGCGCAAGAGGAGCGCGGTGTCTCCCCGAGATGCTTGCTGAAGGCCGACAGGGAGGCGGGTGTCATCCGTATCGACGAGGAGACGACGCTGTCGGGGATCCCGCCCGAGGCCTGGACATACCGGCTCGGGAACCGCTCGGCCATCGAATGGGTGCTCGACCAGCACAGGGAGCGCAAGCCGAAGGACCCGACGATCCGGGAGCGGTTCGACAGCTACCGGTTCGCCGACCACAAGGAGGCCGTGATCGACCTCCTCCGGCGCGTGACGAACGTCTCCGTGCAGACCATGAAAATCGTCTGCGAAATGGATATCGCCGGACGTTAAGGGCACGAGGGATTCGGGGCCATCCGCCCAATGCTCGGATGCCCGATGCTTCCGTAGCGGAACGGGCTGGGGGGTCTGAACGCAGTGCCGATGGATAGGAGTGTTGCGGCTGCCAACGGAGTGAACGGCCCCCCACCCGCGGAGCCTAGGATCAACGGGGCATGATATCATAATGCTATCATTGGCTCCCGGAGGGCTTCCATGTCCCAGATACTGGTCCGTGACCTGGACGAATCGCTGGTCGAGCGGCTGAAGCGTCAGGCAAAACGGCACCACCGCTCGTTGCAGGGCGAGGTGAAAGCGATTCTCGTCGAATCCGTGCGCCTGACGCCGTCCGAAATGCTGGCGACGGCGGAAGACTGGCACCGGCGATTGGCCGGCGGGAAATTCGGCGACAGCGCCCTCCTGGTGCGCGAGGACCGCGGCCGGTGAAGGCCGCGTTCGTGGTCGATGCCAGCGTCGCCGTCAAATGGTTCGTTCCCGAGATCCACGCGGGATCAGCATTGCGCTTGCTCCGCGAGGGGACCGGCCTGCATGCGCCCGAGTTGATCCAGGCGGAGTTCGGAAACATCCTCTGGAAGAAGTGCCGCGCGGGCGAGCTCGACGGAAAGACGGCCGGGGAAATCCTGGTCGGATTCCGGAGAGCGCCTTTGGCGATCCATCCGTATGGAAGCTGCCTGCACACGGCCTGGGAAATCGCCCGGAGGTACGACCGGACGTTCTACGACAGTTTGTACCTCGCCCTGGCGATGGCCGAAAAAGCCCCCATGGTCACCGCCGACCGGAAATTCTTCGACGCCCTGGCCGGAACGCCGGCGGCGAAACATCTCCGGTGGATCGAGGACGTCGATTGAACGTTACGCTTGACAAACAGCGTTCTTTTCGCCTAACCTGTTTCCCATCATGAAGACGCAAAACGCACGCATCACGAACGTCGGTCGCCTCGCTCTACGCGGG
This genomic interval carries:
- a CDS encoding mismatch-specific DNA-glycosylase, whose amino-acid sequence is MTAPEIPWKPTKAQLAEAASTGTVADVIKDGLSVLFVGINPGLYSGAIHHHFGRPGNRFWPALYASGFTPQALSPFEERALLGYGLGITNLVGRTTATAAEVTTDELVEGAEALAAKVRRHRPGFVAFLGLTSYRAAFRRPKAVLGLLPDPFAGTRAWLLPNPSGLNAHHQPADLARMFGELRVAAGAPPG
- a CDS encoding type ISP restriction/modification enzyme — its product is MLIQNGEEVMRSAVDDIAGLARLLDLFFAYQPGEVTEFRRAVVQFGFDIPSVLSAHREMIESAHAANPAFREASVKFLDHAREAINPSLSAADVREMLIQHVLTEEIFSKVFGEDDFHRNNNVAKALYALEGTFFTGDLKKRTLKALDPYYAAITGEYEEFPNLCFVDTLDNVHGLRKHEGHMDDLFGSVSEENVGRIRRQNARKISVVIGNPPYNANQQNENENNRNRDYPEIDKRIKETYIKASTAQKTKLYDMYARFFRWASDRVDENGIVAFVNNNSFVDGRTFDGFRKEVAKEFNEIRVVDLKGNARTSGERRRQEGGNVFLDTIRVGVAIWFCVKKKGQKGCRIFYESVRDYAPAEEKVEFLARNPLLERKAEEIVPDVRGNWIHQSASDFDTLVPVASKRAKLAKRLADEKAIFKLFSLGVVTARDEWVYGIKRAEVERKVRFLVDAYNGEVARLKDHLADDDLASRLDTTIKWTRAVKNDLRKGTKYRFDESSLTRGVYRPFVSRDLYFNPKLNEMQYQFKRIFPLLPPEDGGPGSLAILLSGHPESKPFSVLAIRDIPSYDTLEKTLVLTASKLESDGSRTDNITDWALARFRKTYPAGKEKGAKAVTKEAIFFYVYAVLHDPAYREKYALDLRRDFPRVPLHDDFWRWVERGKALADLHVGYEAAEPFPLVRTDVTDARRKRSAVSPRDAC
- a CDS encoding type ISP restriction/modification enzyme, translating into MLKADREAGVIRIDEETTLSGIPPEAWTYRLGNRSAIEWVLDQHRERKPKDPTIRERFDSYRFADHKEAVIDLLRRVTNVSVQTMKIVCEMDIAGR
- a CDS encoding type II toxin-antitoxin system VapC family toxin — its product is MKAAFVVDASVAVKWFVPEIHAGSALRLLREGTGLHAPELIQAEFGNILWKKCRAGELDGKTAGEILVGFRRAPLAIHPYGSCLHTAWEIARRYDRTFYDSLYLALAMAEKAPMVTADRKFFDALAGTPAAKHLRWIEDVD
- the msrA gene encoding peptide-methionine (S)-S-oxide reductase MsrA — its product is MSVAGTKAATATFAGGCFWCMQPPYDTLPGVIRTTVGYTGGHTVNPTYDQVSAGGTGHAESVEIVFDPSKLSYGKLLDIFWHNIDPLVADRQFCDVGAQYRTAIFFHDEAQRKAAEASKAAVEKSKGWKVATQVVAAGPFYPAEEYHQEYHTKNPIRYKFYRYNCGRDQRLDELWGKNR